In the Dictyostelium discoideum AX4 chromosome 6 chromosome, whole genome shotgun sequence genome, AAAACCTTATCATTGGATAAACAATCAAacacaattgaaaatttagacGATTCAACAAATACTGGTCATGTTTCAGTTGAATTATCAGATTCACaggaatcaattttaatacaCATTAAAACTCGTTATAAATCTGAATGGAAAATTGAAATGGAATCAGAGGAAACTTATGAGGAATggtataatatttttaaaagacaCCAAGGTGTAATGAGAGAGATAGACATTAATCCTCCACCACCAAGAAGAAATCGTAAACCTAAATATacatttaaaactttttatgAAAATAGAGAATTATTAGGTGAAAGATGGATGCTTTTTGCATTCATAGCCTATACAATCATTttagtaattttattttcagtaCTTTGGACTAAATATGTTTTACcagaaaaaaatattgttgaaattgaatctCAATGCTTTATTCATTCAGCAGAGTAATTATTccaaagttttttttttccaagtttactaaaagaaaaaaaaaaaaaaaatattaaccgttttttttttttttttttttttttttttttttttatatgttacaaaattaaaattttagtgCTGTATATGtttataaaagaaattatgaTTTAGAAATTTTAGTAACTTATCAATTAGAAAATGGTCaatttttaacaaatttaatGTATCAATATTGTAGTGGTAATGGATGTCCAGATTTTATGGATGATAATTATAAAGTTGGCACAACTGTAACTTGTCATTATGATGAAGCTGATCCAAATTATGTATTTTTTGATCTTAGTCAAATGGTTAGAAAGAGATACACAATTACATTTGGTATTTGTGGTGGTCTACTTGGTCCTTGGTTAATAGTAGTTTTGGTTATAGGGTAAGTTTTacaatgataattttaaaaaaaaaaagaaaaaaaaaaaaaaaaaacaacttttttaactctttttttttttaattttttatttttctattagATTTTTATCAAGAAAGAAAATTGCTCAAATGTTTAAAGATTCTTGTTGTccagatgatgatgattaggaattatgtaaaataaaaaaaataataataaaaaaaatatatttaataaatttaagtggaaaaaaataaatttttcaattttttttttttttttatttatatatataaaaaataccaaaaaaagatgggaaatgaatttttttttaaaaaaaaaaaaaaaagacaaactaataatttttatgtataaatatattttttttttatttttttcattttctttcaatcatttaaacttcaattgaattaaatacaaCATTAGTTGGAGTTGGagttgaattaaataaaggaCTATTTGAATTATGAGATTTTAATAAGATTGATGTATTATTTGAGTTTGTGCTATTtactaaatttgaatttacagAGTTAACCAAGTTTGATGAAGAGAGTGATCTTGTTTTGgcagatgatgatgattgtttTTTACCCTTAATACCAATACTTTGAATGATCTCTTGAAGTGGAATTTCATGGAAATCCTTATGATTATTActtgatgattttttaaagtcATCAATAAATGAGGATTTACTTGAGTCACTTAATCTttcttgattattattattaatattattattactattatttaatatattattaatttgattattttgaatattatttggattatttataccaatattattaatatttgaattatttattttatcagTTGTGTTAATACCACCATAATTTCTttgtgaatttaatttttccatttgaattctctttttctttttctttaacatattattatttgctttTGCTTGATGTTGGTTGTAATCAACTCTAAAGCTACTAACATGGTCAGCCAAATTTTTATAACCATCAGCTTGCATTAACTTAATTCTTTCACGGAGATAACGTTTCTTTTCTCTATTTCTTTGTCTAAAGAAACCGACTAGAATACAAACTACAAAACCCATAACAATTAAAGCAGGAGCAATGATAAGGGCAGCCAATTCTGGAACGTAAAAAGTCATCAAAGAGAGAGCTAAAATAAAGATGATGGTAGCAACGAAATTCATTAGACCACTTACCCATTTGACACGAGTTGGAGAGAATAGATAGAAACTACCAATGATCCAACAAATTGGAATAAAGAAACCGAAAACAAACATTGTCCAAGCTGGACCAAAACCCATTAAACTACAATAGACACAAGATTCTTCGTTGTTATTGTTTGAACGTTCACTCTCTTCAGAGTGCATAAAATTGACCATATCTTGCATTCTTGTGAGAATAACATGTTTTTCACGAGAACCTTCAATTTTAACACGATCAAGATCACGATCAATCTTTACAATGTgatctttctctttctttaaGGATCTACCAATTTGTTGAGTGGCACCAATATTTTCCAATAATAGTACACGATCATTTACAACCAAAAGATTTGGAACAGTGGTACCATCTTGTAGTTTTACTTCACCAGCGACTTTAACAGCATTTGGTAGTACTTCTTTAACCTCTTGAGCCAAGAAACCTTTTTCCTTTACAGTTGTACTCTCTTGAGTggtaccattattatttggatcatCATAACCCATCATTTTCTTACGATCATAATCATAGATTTTCAAACGATTGATTTTATCCCAATGATCAGTATTATCAAGAcgaatatttgatttaattctttgatctgatggtttaaataattcaccaGTTACTAAAATATTACCATTTACAGCGAGTGCTTGAGTTGGTGTAGTTGTATTAATACCaactttattattggtataaATAACTTCTTCCATAAATGGATTGGTATTCCATTTtgcaaatttattttttctactAATTGAACTATTagtactactactaccaccactatttgTCATAGATTGTTGAGATGGTTGTGGAGTTGATGGTATTGTTGTAGTGGTTGTAGTGGTTGTAgttattggttgttgttgttgttgttgatgatgatgatgattattattaatttctaaaattgTATGGTGAGATTGTGGAGTTGTTGTATTTTGTAATAATCCATTAGCAAGGTTTAAACTATTAATCATTTGATTAGTTGATACACCGGGTATATTTTGATTAAGAAATAAACTTTGTtgaatatttgtatttgttaaaggattatttaaaaagttgAATGGATTTTGAATATCTGTTGAAGTGGTATTTGGTGTTGAAGTGGTATTTGCTATTGAAGCAGCGATTGCAGCAGCTGCTTGAGCtgcttttaaatttgataattgttgttgttggtgtagttgttgttgttgaattaaatttgctAAATCAAGTGTTGTTTGTGGATCATAAACCATTAAATCATCagaattagtattattattgttgttattattgttgattGTTGAGttggtattaatattatttaagaTATTATTGGAATCAATATCAACCATCATAGTTTGACCTAATATTAATGGATCTTgcaataaatttgaaaaagttaATGGATCAATGGTTGTAAGATCACATGGaccattaaaaattgaagtATTATTTCCATCaagtgttgttgttattgaaGGAGCAGTTAAAGTTGGTGATGGTGTTTTTGGTAATGGTGTTGTAGTTGGTATAGTTGAAGTAGTAGTTTcattagttgttgttgttgttgtagttggtgttggtgttggtgtagtagtagttgttgtagtagttgttgtagtagttggAGATTGATCATCATCAGAATTATCAGAATTTGAAGTATTTAGAAATGTTTTCATATGTTTATTTGCACTTCCATTTCCATAACCACCATTTGAAGAACTACCACTGCTTCCATTATTACCCATACCACCACCCATACCTCCACCCATACctccactaccactaccaccaccacctttACCACCATTTGGAGATGAGTTtggatctttttttaaagatttatcatGATTTAAGAAACGACCAGGATTTTGACCACGAACAATCATTGGTGGTGAAATTTTAGATTGAATTGGATAAAATTGTGGGGTGGtgaaattttgattttcaaagtTTTTATCAATGACAGCATTTAAAGTGATAACGACTCTAAAGAATTGTTGATTTGGATTTGGTTGATCGGGATGAACTCTGGCATTGTTTGAAGTTGCTGAACCAAATTGTAACTTATTCCAACAACCTCTACCCTTTACAACTGGTGAAGGCTCAACGGTTAAACGATCTTTTTTACCGGTGGCACCACCCAATTGATGAATTGGTACACGATCATTTTGATCATTACTTGATTGGATATTATTAGCATCGGTAAACTTTAAAACATACAAAGTAAAGAATAAACCATTAACCTCGGAtaaatcaccattatcattattattattattattattattattattattattattattactatttacaaAGATTGTGTTATTTCTATCGAGATTACTCCATGATTCTAAACTACCAATTAAATCACAATCAACTTGAAATCTATTTTGTCTATAAAGAATCCATGCACTATCTAATTCTGAATATTGTATATTTTTATCCGTTCTTTTaactttaaatgaaaatgatcctgacctaaaaattttaaaataaaatgaaaaatcttaataaaatgaaaattttttttttttttttttttttttaaaaaaaacttacatttCAGATTTTGAATAACTAAATAATTGGAAATATTTTGATGGTGGTGTATAATCTTCCCATTCatcttttgaaaatgtttGTTCGTAATctcttttcaatttctttggGATAGATGTAGATGTAGTCGATGTTAATTGTGTTACCTTATTAAATGCATCAATATGTGACATtggatgattattattattattactattattgccATTGTTACCATTATTGTTagtattgctattattattactattattactattattattattattgttgttgttgttgttattattattattattattattattattattatagttatgAGTATTATGGTGAGCATGATTATTATGATGACTATGATGAGCATGGTtgtaattattatgattGCCACCAAAGTTGTTTGATGGTGACATTGGTGACAAATGTGAGGCAGGTGATTGTAATGGTGACACTTGAACAGGTGGTGATGATACTATTGATGCCATTGATGTCgaagatggtggtgatggtgatgatataTCACTTGATGGTGTGACATATGATGAAccatgattattattattattattattactattaccgtggatgttgttattgttactattgttgttgttgttattattgttgttgttgtggttgttgttattattatggtTGCTGTTGCTattgttggtattgttgCTGTTACtgttgttactattattattattattattgttgttgttgttgttgttgttgttgttgttgttattattgttgttactattattattattattattattactattattattattattattgttattattattattattattattattattgttattgttattgttattgttattactttGAGaagtattatttatattgttacCACTATGATTTGATAGATATTGATGTGGATGTTGAATATCAGCatataaattattgaataaattatCGTAACTGTATGATAAGGGTTGTCCATTACTACCACCATTTTGATGATTTCCACTATTATGATGACtatgattatgatgatgatgactattattaccaccactactacctatattattattattgttattgttgttgagatTATTTCCAACATGAaatgtattattaccattttcattatttccattatgataattattattaccacttaCAACTTGAACATTTGTTGagtttaatatattattaaaagaactGGTTAATAGATTTGAACAGCCATTAGAGTTGGATAACTTTGAATTTGAACCAGCATTTGAACTAGAGtttgaattatcatttgTTATATCActcatatttttattaaattttaaactattaCCACTGTTACTTAAATTcgtaaaattaatattattattattgttgttgttgttgttgtggtggttgttgttgttgttgttgttgttgttgttaatattattattgttgtttaaataatttccactattatttaaagattttggttttggtggtaaaaattttgaattgtaaaaatctatattattgttattattgttgttattatttctaCTTGAAGTAGGagttgatggtgttgatgtATTTGgagttgttggtggtgtatttaattgttgaaagTCTAAATTATGTAcatgtttttattatttattttttttattattatttttttttttttattttattagtaattttttcaaagacaaaaaaaaaaaaaaaaaaaaaaaaaaaaaaaaagacccATAAAacccaataaaaaaaaaaaaaaaaaattaaagaggaaaaaaatatatactattaaataattgttgttgtcttATAACCAAAGGTGGAGATTctacaatattaatattattattattgttattattattattattattattattaattattggtgaattattattattttcagttccaaaattaatatttgtaatgttattatttgtattattattattattattgtttgtgCCTTGTTGGTTAATTAAAGAGTTTGTcgaaaattcattttcattcatCCTCGTTTGGTACGTtgcaaaaaattaaaaaaaaaaaaaatataattaaaaaaaaaaaaaaaaaaaaaaaaaattaaataatttaatgagttattatttttattattgctaAATTCTCAGTGAATCCCCTATATAAcccaacaattttaaaaagtaaaaaaaaaacgttaGTAAAGGACTAAAATTGTGAGGTTTTTTTTAGTGCGGGTTACAACTGTAACCTattgaaaagaaaataattttaatagttttgccttttttttttgaatttatttttttttaatttaaatttaatttttttttttaaaattttttttttttttaaaaaaaaccagaaaaaatatctttgttATGGTGTTTAATTTCGATTAAAAGACAAAATATGATGtttatcttaaaaaaaaaagaaaaaaaaaaaatgaaattaaaaataaaaataaaaaaaaattaaaaaaaaaataaattaaattaaaaaagggtGAAAACAAAGGGTTAAACATGATGGTACCTTTTATGTAatggttatttttatttttatttttattttttttttatttttatttatacttttttgtttttttttcaattgttttttattattttttgattggtgtttatttttggattttttatgaaaattaaaaaaaaaaaaaaaaaaaaaaagggcaaaataatttagtaatgtcctaaaaaaaaaaaaaaaaaaaaaaaaaccaaaaaactTGGAAAGTTTGAAATacctttatttattatttttaaattaataattaaacaaataaaataaaaaaaaaaaaaatttaaaaagaattatttttttttcttttattttttaaaaaaaattaataataaacgaTAACAGGATGATTATatgtatttaattaatatttgttaatttccaaaaaaaaaaaaaaaaaaaaaaaaaaaaaaaaaaaaaaaacaagaaaattGGATAGGACACTGGAGTTTTTACACTTGTGGGGTGTTTAAGTGTGAGTGTGTGTGTGAGATATTGGTGTTGTTCGAAACCTTATCACCActtgataaataataataaacatgttgggtgggtttttttttttttttttaattatttttatttttattattattattatttaattttgacaCTTTAGGATTCTCTTGGAGAGAAGCTCTTTaacttgtttttgttgtctaaattatttcaatgtGGGTGAGAATTTTGGGTGTtgttgggttttttttttttttttttttttttttttttttttttttttttttttttgtgacaTATGTGTGGATTTATTATCTTATGATCTTTATTAAgcccaaaattttttttttaactgaAAGCATTATATATgtgtatatttatatataatatgtatgtaaatatttaaaattatttacaagtAAATAAagcaaaattaaaaacaccaaaataaattatttattatgtgtataaaataaaaaaatattgtttattattacaattttgtCTTAGAAAGCTAGGTTGTGAGACCTTTTTTGGGATTTTGTTTGTGTGCAAGTGGGGAAGGTGGTTATAAtggtgtttttttattttattttaatttttttgtatttggggtggtattatttgaattttgttttatttatttttgtagtttaattaaattttatatatcaaaaatatttttattgtttttatggttttttttatattttttatatttattattattatttttattattattattattattattattgttttttttttttttttaattttggaaattaattaaatgatattaaaattaaataaaaaaataatatatatataattttttattttttttttatttttttattttattttatttttttattcctaaataaacaaaaaggCTATCGAATTAATCTCCAATCTATCCATTAATTTTGGAAtacataaatattttaaataatttaaaaaataataaaaaaacaaggGAAATTAATCTAgattaacaataattaaaaatgacaATTGTTGATGTAATGATGACCTGATGATTTGAGttctatatttttatttccatatcaatcaaagaaaattaaatttaatgtaaATTGAATGTTaccttttatttaaattattcttttttttatttttttttatttttttttaattttttattttatttttttctttttcttttaatattataaaacaCCAGGTGtttgttggtttttttagtattgcaagtgaaatgattttatgatttttactatttttatttttttttttgattatttttgaatttatttgtattttaaataataataaaaactaaaaaaaaaaaaaaaataaaaaaaataaataccaaaaagaaaaaacaaaaaaactatgattgtttatttttatcttcttttaatttttggtgaaaaatgagaaaaaaaaaaaaaaaaaaaaaaatttaaattttaccCAAAAAatggggaaaaaaaaaaaaaaaaaaaaaagaattttaaaatctattgAGAAAATGAATACAGAATATGTTTGTTGGATCATTAaactttaataaaatttttttttttttctttgttttaaatctttaaaaaaaaaaaaaaaatgtttggAATATAATCCATCTTTTACActtacctttttttattttattatttagtattttttttgattaattgcAAGGTTGGAaaatttggtttaaaaaaaaaaaaaaaaaaaaaaaaaaaagaagtgtcaaaaaaaaaattattataaaaataaaaataaaaatttattaaaagagtctgggtaataatttaatcgGGGggtcctttttttttttttttttttttttttttaaattaaggGGGggttttttggaaaaaaaattaaaaaaccccaaaaaaaaaaaaaaaattaaaaaaacccaaaaaaaaattttaaaattaaaaattaaaattaaaaatggaatttaaaataaaaaaaaaacccctaaagtaattatttttttggtaaaaaaaaaaaaaaaaaaaaaaaaaaaaaaaaaaaaaaaataataaaaagaattgattgaaaatttgtggattataaaaatagttttccaaaaaaaaaaaataaaaaaaaaagaaaaagaaaaaaacataaaatttatttaataaatatttatttttatttttaatttttaaatttttttttttttttattttttttatttttttatttatttataaagaatctttaatttttttaattgcgtcagcaatttttttatttctatctttaatttcttttgaagTTGTGAAACCTTTAGATTcttctttatatttatttaaaatatttaatagttGAGGAATATTTGTAATTAGATTGTAATGTTTTgcttttatttttggatCAACGAAATCCTCAGGATTATCAGAGAGTAAAAAGTTTGTAAGTTGACGTAATTCTACAAAGTAACCAACCATATTTCTACTGGTGGTAGTTGTTCTTTCCTTTTCATTTGCTTTCTCTTTGACGTAAGTTTCAATATATTTCAAATCAGCATCAAAAGATTTCACACCTTgaagatttaatttctttaattgatcatCATATATCAAAGAGAATAAAGACTctgaaatatttttaaaagctTTGGTAATGAATTcctcttttaaattttgagaGAGTGGAGAAATGAAAGGAAGTGTTACCTCTAAGAAAGTACAAACATCAATTATATAATCTCTTGGACGATCATCTATTGCATTTTGAGGGAACCATTCAATATTTGCAGCTGATGACATTAGATCTTCAATCTTTTGTTCACAaagtttaataattaatttttcaccaTGACTCTTTGTAGTGTAAAGTAAGTTTtgagaatttaaaataacttTATTAGTTTCATTGACAATCGATTGATTCTTTTGATAATCTTCACCTAAaattaaactatttaaataatctttaaaGAATGAACAACCTGATATTAAATGTTGTAAATTAATAACTAATTGAATTACTTGTGGTACAGCTTGACTTTGAGTTAAATAACTATATAAAACttcattgatttttttaatcaatgtATCTGTTGAtctaattataaaattttcattctCTGTTAATTGATCTGAAAATTCATAAAATTCtgatataaattttttaattaatgtatAAAATTGTGGTAccatttttgaaaataaaaatgattttggtaatctttttaaaaaaataaaaaaaaaaattaattattagtattaatatattaaaagttttttttttaaattgtttttttttttttttttttacctttttgaaattttatcatcttcattttcatcttcatcaaaataatcatcatcatcatcattattattattattatttaaatttttatcaccaaattgaaattgattattatttaaagaattttgtAATTGTCTTAATTGTTGTCTTTCTAAAATATCTAATTTATTTGCTAAAATGAGTGATTTATATTCTTCTAAAGACTCAATGATTAAAGAACAATGTGAATCACGTTCTAAAATGATTGTAAATCTTTCAACAGCTTCTTTAATTGAGAATTGACAATATTTCTCTTTCATTGTATCCAAGAAATAATAGAGTGGTTGTACATGATAGGAATAGAATGACATTGTATTGGTAAAGATTAAaacaaactttttaaatGCAATTAAAGGTTGAGTATCAACACAATGAGTGAATAATTCTTGAAGTACAGAGGTAACCTTAACCAAAGCGGAATTCCAACTATCGTTAATGGTTGTTTTTGATAGAAAAGGCTCAGTACTATCGATAACTTTACTTTCTACCATGAAATAACCAAGAATTTGTTGAAGGAATAATTCCCAAACTTGACCACTCTCTTTTGGTTGAATTACCAATTGGAATTGTAAAAGTCTATTCAATGTATAATAAGCTTGAAATTCCTCAAGTTGACCTATACTTGCATGAATGAAAAGACATTGATAAAGTGGATGAAATTGAATATCCGATTCATCAAATGGTGAGAATTGATTGATATCCTCCTTTAGATCCTTTTCATTGATTTGTTTATTGAAACCAAATGAAGATGGTGTTTTTCCAGAATTTGGTGAATAAATTGGTGCAGTGACAGGTGAATTTAATGTTGGATAAAGAGCCAATGAACCAATACTACTAGAGTTTATAATTGGTGGTATATCCAATATTTTATCCCAAATTTGTTCATTCTCACCAAAGGTGGTCTTGATTTTCAATGGATTGATTTCACGTTCTTTCAAAAGTTTCTTTGAAGTTTGAATCATACCCAATTTACCAATGACAGCGGATttctctttaatttcaaccatccattgattgaattcatcttttacc is a window encoding:
- a CDS encoding NDT80/PhoG-like protein — translated: MNENEFSTNSLINQQGTNNNNNNNTNNNITNINFGTENNNNSPIINNNNNNNNNNNNNINIVESPPLVIRQQQLFNNFQQLNTPPTTPNTSTPSTPTSSRNNNNNNNNNIDFYNSKFLPPKPKSLNNSGNYLNNNNNINNNNNNNNNNHHNNNNNNNNNINFTNLSNSGNSLKFNKNMSDITNDNSNSSSNAGSNSKLSNSNGCSNLLTSSFNNILNSTNVQVVSGNNNYHNGNNENGNNTFHVGNNLNNNNNNNNIGSSGGNNSHHHHNHSHHNSGNHQNGGSNGQPLSYSYDNLFNNLYADIQHPHQYLSNHSGNNINNTSQSNNNNNNNNNNNNNNNNNNNNNNNNSNNNNNNNSNNNNNNNNNNNNNNNNNNNNNSNNSNSNNTNNSNSNHNNNNNHNNNNNNNNNNSNNNNIHGNSNNNNNNNHGSSYVTPSSDISSPSPPSSTSMASIVSSPPVQVSPLQSPASHLSPMSPSNNFGGNHNNYNHAHHSHHNNHAHHNTHNYNNNNNNNNNNNNNNNNNNNNSNNSNNNSNTNNNGNNGNNSNNNNNHPMSHIDAFNKVTQLTSTTSTSIPKKLKRDYEQTFSKDEWEDYTPPSKYFQLFSYSKSEMSGSFSFKVKRTDKNIQYSELDSAWILYRQNRFQVDCDLIGSLESWSNLDRNNTIFVNSNNNNNNNNNNNNNNDNGDLSEVNGLFFTLYVLKFTDANNIQSSNDQNDRVPIHQLGGATGKKDRLTVEPSPVVKGRGCWNKLQFGSATSNNARVHPDQPNPNQQFFRVVITLNAVIDKNFENQNFTTPQFYPIQSKISPPMIVRGQNPGRFLNHDKSLKKDPNSSPNGGKGGGGSGSGGMGGGMGGGMGNNGSSGSSSNGGYGNGSANKHMKTFLNTSNSDNSDDDQSPTTTTTTTTTTTTPTPTPTTTTTTTNETTTSTIPTTTPLPKTPSPTLTAPSITTTLDGNNTSIFNGPCDLTTIDPLTFSNLLQDPLILGQTMMVDIDSNNILNNINTNSTINNNNNNNNTNSDDLMVYDPQTTLDLANLIQQQQLHQQQQLSNLKAAQAAAAIAASIANTTSTPNTTSTDIQNPFNFLNNPLTNTNIQQSLFLNQNIPGVSTNQMINSLNLANGLLQNTTTPQSHHTILEINNNHHHHQQQQQQPITTTTTTTTTIPSTPQPSQQSMTNSGGSSSTNSSISRKNKFAKWNTNPFMEEVIYTNNKVGINTTTPTQALAVNGNILVTGELFKPSDQRIKSNIRLDNTDHWDKINRLKIYDYDRKKMMGYDDPNNNGTTQESTTVKEKGFLAQEVKEVLPNAVKVAGEVKLQDGTTVPNLLVVNDRVLLLENIGATQQIGRSLKKEKDHIVKIDRDLDRVKIEGSREKHVILTRMQDMVNFMHSEESERSNNNNEESCVYCSLMGFGPAWTMFVFGFFIPICWIIGSFYLFSPTRVKWVSGLMNFVATIIFILALSLMTFYVPELAALIIAPALIVMGFVVCILVGFFRQRNREKKRYLRERIKLMQADGYKNLADHVSSFRVDYNQHQAKANNNMLKKKKKRIQMEKLNSQRNYGGINTTDKINNSNINNIGINNPNNIQNNQINNILNNSNNNINNNNQERLSDSSKSSFIDDFKKSSSNNHKDFHEIPLQEIIQSIGIKGKKQSSSSAKTRSLSSSNLVNSVNSNLVNSTNSNNTSILLKSHNSNSPLFNSTPTPTNVVFNSIEV
- the exoc6 gene encoding exocyst complex subunit 6 encodes the protein MSNKKQKEEINTAGGSVILKTMVRDKDKEQKEEKREKKEKKRLEKKEAENVKKEKKKEKKELKKIGKAGRSGSITSDSSTHSGAQEFDSYGNDSNGGGGGLSASIDSNGLSSSGQPMQTRHLEKEVGEKQGIYSLSSQDRSSSLPHSSQDDQAKPLITESEIFSSESFLIAVSDTDHLGPAIKSVFENNKEKEVIKILNAYIAQKDLDIEKICGENHEGFINSVTAFLGLKGENLDLKQDVINLNYELQEIGRKYVTKAEELFAYKQIKDNIKRTKEVLNNCQYAILLGMKVDEYVQQKKYYQAIKNMDQLHNVYLKKLSDFQFARNMDYNIPVLKEKIKKLVKDEFNQWMVEIKEKSAVIGKLGMIQTSKKLLKEREINPLKIKTTFGENEQIWDKILDIPPIINSSSIGSLALYPTLNSPVTAPIYSPNSGKTPSSFGFNKQINEKDLKEDINQFSPFDESDIQFHPLYQCLFIHASIGQLEEFQAYYTLNRLLQFQLVIQPKESGQVWELFLQQILGYFMVESKVIDSTEPFLSKTTINDSWNSALVKVTSVLQELFTHCVDTQPLIAFKKFVLIFTNTMSFYSYHVQPLYYFLDTMKEKYCQFSIKEAVERFTIILERDSHCSLIIESLEEYKSLILANKLDILERQQLRQLQNSLNNNQFQFGDKNLNNNNNNDDDDDYFDEDENEDDKISKRLPKSFLFSKMVPQFYTLIKKFISEFYEFSDQLTENENFIIRSTDTLIKKINEVLYSYLTQSQAVPQVIQLVINLQHLISGCSFFKDYLNSLILGEDYQKNQSIVNETNKVILNSQNLLYTTKSHGEKLIIKLCEQKIEDLMSSAANIEWFPQNAIDDRPRDYIIDVCTFLEVTLPFISPLSQNLKEEFITKAFKNISESLFSLIYDDQLKKLNLQGVKSFDADLKYIETYVKEKANEKERTTTTSRNMVGYFVELRQLTNFLLSDNPEDFVDPKIKAKHYNLITNIPQLLNILNKYKEESKGFTTSKEIKDRNKKIADAIKKIKDSL